From Maritimibacter sp. DP1N21-5, a single genomic window includes:
- the ihfB gene encoding integration host factor subunit beta — protein sequence MIRSELIQKIADENPHLYQRDVERIVNTIFEEIIDAMAKGDRVELRGFGAFSVKKRDARLGRNPRTGESVDVDEKHVPFFKTGKLLRDRLNGN from the coding sequence ATGATCCGTTCGGAGCTTATCCAGAAGATCGCGGACGAAAATCCGCACCTCTACCAGCGCGACGTCGAGCGGATCGTGAACACGATCTTCGAAGAGATCATCGATGCGATGGCCAAGGGCGACCGCGTCGAACTGCGCGGTTTCGGCGCCTTTTCAGTCAAGAAGCGGGATGCCAGACTGGGACGGAACCCGCGCACGGGTGAATCGGTTGATGTGGACGAGAAACACGTCCCCTTCTTCAAGACCGGCAAACTGTTGCGCGACCGTCTGAACGGGAACTGA
- a CDS encoding LapA family protein: MRYIRYAFLAALAVVLITVALANREIVTLRLLPAELSGFLGWSWSVNLPLFIVIFMGVIAGVLIGFIWEWLREHKLRAEGRRAKTAAVKLATEVQDLKRQQAKPEDEVLALLEPPR, translated from the coding sequence ATGCGTTACATCCGCTACGCGTTCCTTGCCGCGCTTGCCGTGGTGCTGATCACCGTTGCCCTCGCCAACCGCGAGATCGTTACACTTCGACTTCTGCCTGCCGAGCTTTCCGGGTTTCTAGGCTGGAGCTGGTCCGTCAACCTGCCGCTGTTCATCGTCATCTTCATGGGCGTGATTGCCGGCGTGCTGATCGGCTTCATCTGGGAATGGCTGCGTGAGCACAAGCTCCGGGCCGAGGGGCGGCGGGCCAAGACCGCAGCGGTCAAGCTCGCCACCGAGGTGCAGGACCTCAAGCGCCAGCAGGCCAAACCCGAGGACGAGGTTCTGGCCCTGCTGGAACCGCCGCGCTGA
- a CDS encoding phosphoribosylanthranilate isomerase codes for MARVKICGLTSAEAVTEAVAAGALYLGFNFFPKSPRYLTPEQAATLAADVPPGVAKVALVVDADDATLDGIVDVVPLDMIQLHGSETPERVAEIRARYGLPVMKVVGIAGPEDVAKLDDYMDVADQILVDAKAPKDAVLPGGNGIAFDWRLLAGRHWTKPWMLAGGLTPANVALAIKMTGARQVDTASGVESAPGVKDPALMRAFIEAAG; via the coding sequence ATGGCCAGGGTCAAGATCTGCGGACTGACGAGCGCCGAGGCGGTGACCGAGGCGGTCGCGGCAGGGGCGCTCTATTTGGGGTTCAACTTCTTTCCGAAGTCGCCGCGTTACCTGACGCCGGAGCAGGCGGCGACGCTCGCCGCCGATGTGCCCCCCGGCGTGGCCAAGGTCGCGCTGGTCGTCGACGCGGACGATGCGACACTCGACGGGATCGTGGATGTCGTGCCTCTCGACATGATCCAGTTGCATGGGTCCGAAACGCCCGAACGGGTCGCGGAAATCCGGGCGCGTTATGGCCTGCCGGTGATGAAGGTCGTGGGCATCGCGGGGCCGGAGGATGTGGCCAAGCTCGACGACTATATGGATGTGGCGGACCAGATCCTTGTCGACGCCAAGGCGCCCAAGGATGCGGTGCTGCCGGGCGGCAACGGGATCGCCTTCGACTGGCGGCTTTTGGCCGGCCGGCACTGGACGAAACCTTGGATGCTCGCCGGTGGGCTGACGCCCGCGAACGTTGCGCTGGCGATCAAGATGACCGGCGCCCGACAGGTCGACACTGCTTCGGGCGTCGAAAGCGCGCCGGGCGTGAAGGACCCGGCGCTCATGCGCGCCTTCATCGAGGCGGCCGGGTGA
- a CDS encoding GNAT family N-acetyltransferase gives MTVFRAATPGDVAEVVALLADDWIGEVTPDLERAEADYARMLAEGVTQLFVARDETGVTATYQLSVVWGVSLTASCRAILEAVRVRRDLRGQGIGRELVADAEARARAAGATMIQLTSNQQREAAHRFYAGLGYLPSHVGMKKPLA, from the coding sequence GTGACGGTGTTTCGTGCCGCGACACCCGGCGATGTGGCCGAGGTCGTGGCGCTTCTGGCTGATGACTGGATCGGCGAGGTGACGCCGGACCTCGAACGGGCCGAGGCGGATTATGCAAGGATGCTGGCCGAGGGCGTCACACAGCTCTTCGTCGCGCGGGACGAAACCGGCGTGACGGCGACCTACCAGCTCTCGGTCGTCTGGGGCGTGTCGTTGACCGCCTCCTGCCGCGCAATCCTGGAAGCCGTTCGGGTGCGCCGTGACCTTCGGGGGCAGGGGATCGGTCGGGAGCTGGTCGCGGATGCCGAGGCGCGGGCGCGCGCGGCGGGGGCCACCATGATCCAGCTCACCTCGAACCAGCAGCGGGAGGCGGCGCATCGCTTCTATGCCGGGCTTGGCTACCTACCGAGCCATGTCGGGATGAAGAAGCCGCTCGCGTGA
- a CDS encoding N-(5'-phosphoribosyl)anthranilate isomerase has product MKDFIHTTNPQTAAELWLDRTFTCKTALSGGVIKRSVSEVQSIIGRERFLSEIKKRGFQAVENGDDMIVFCNRNPVRLAMARPTLVLT; this is encoded by the coding sequence ATGAAAGACTTCATCCACACAACCAATCCTCAAACGGCCGCCGAGCTTTGGCTCGACCGGACGTTCACCTGCAAAACGGCACTTTCCGGCGGCGTCATCAAGCGGTCGGTGAGCGAGGTTCAGTCGATCATCGGACGGGAACGGTTCCTGTCGGAGATCAAGAAACGTGGTTTCCAAGCGGTCGAAAACGGCGACGACATGATCGTCTTCTGCAACCGAAACCCCGTGCGGCTCGCCATGGCGCGCCCGACGCTGGTGCTGACCTAG
- a CDS encoding tannase/feruloyl esterase family alpha/beta hydrolase has protein sequence MKHLRTSVAALAMLPCAAIASPEACEDAAGLSLDGGKITGATYAPKGEESPLAHCIVTATIAERTGTDGKPYAIRFELRLPDDWTGALVHQFNGGNDGEVKPALGTIAGLAPGDGALARGMAVVSSDAGHAGDANPEAGLAGSNLFGKDFEARRNYGYAAVPQVQTAAEALTTAYFERNIDYRYGMGVSNGGRHAMVAASRMGDTFDGLLAGFPGFNLPRAAIQHAWDVQAFLSVGDTLPGAFSRDEMNLVAASIVAACDGLDGAEDGLVLDPMGCQSAFDPASMICSDGQNSDCLPADKVAALEKIHAGPTDSAGNALYSDWVWDPGIASGGWRFWKLESPVPPWEQQPIIAVMGAGSLAQVFSTPPSDVGGSPAELQGFLTSYDFDEEAPKVTATSEAFPESAVDLMTPPDMDDPKLADFVAAGGKLVIFHGTADPVFSILDTAGWYDRLSDNLGEAARDNVVFYPVPGMQHGPGGPAPDAFDMLTVLTDWVEDDVAPGPVDAMVRTDNAEAPEAVRGETRPLCLYPQVARAEGDGFSCQ, from the coding sequence ATGAAACATCTCAGAACCAGCGTTGCGGCGCTGGCGATGCTGCCATGCGCGGCCATCGCCTCGCCCGAAGCCTGCGAAGACGCCGCGGGTCTGTCGCTCGACGGCGGCAAGATCACCGGCGCGACCTATGCGCCCAAGGGTGAGGAAAGCCCGCTTGCCCACTGCATCGTGACCGCAACGATTGCCGAGCGGACCGGGACCGACGGCAAGCCCTATGCCATCCGGTTCGAACTTCGGCTGCCCGACGACTGGACCGGGGCGCTCGTCCACCAGTTCAACGGCGGCAACGACGGCGAGGTCAAACCCGCCCTTGGCACGATCGCCGGGCTTGCACCGGGGGACGGCGCGCTGGCGCGGGGCATGGCGGTCGTGTCCTCCGACGCGGGCCATGCCGGGGACGCGAACCCCGAGGCCGGGCTGGCCGGATCGAACCTTTTCGGCAAGGACTTCGAGGCACGGCGCAACTATGGCTACGCGGCGGTGCCGCAGGTGCAGACAGCGGCCGAGGCGCTGACCACCGCTTACTTTGAGCGCAACATTGACTACCGCTACGGGATGGGGGTCTCGAACGGGGGGCGTCACGCGATGGTGGCCGCGAGCCGCATGGGCGATACCTTCGACGGGCTGCTTGCGGGCTTCCCCGGCTTCAACCTGCCCCGCGCGGCGATCCAACACGCCTGGGACGTTCAGGCGTTTCTCTCGGTGGGTGATACCCTGCCCGGTGCCTTCAGCCGGGACGAGATGAACCTTGTCGCGGCCAGCATCGTGGCGGCCTGCGACGGGCTTGACGGGGCCGAAGATGGTCTCGTGCTCGACCCCATGGGGTGTCAAAGCGCCTTTGACCCCGCCTCGATGATCTGCTCGGACGGCCAGAACAGCGACTGCCTGCCCGCGGACAAGGTCGCGGCTCTGGAAAAGATCCACGCCGGTCCGACGGACAGCGCGGGCAACGCGCTCTATTCCGACTGGGTGTGGGATCCGGGCATTGCCTCGGGCGGCTGGCGGTTCTGGAAACTGGAAAGCCCGGTTCCGCCGTGGGAGCAACAGCCGATCATCGCCGTCATGGGCGCCGGATCGCTGGCGCAGGTGTTCTCGACCCCGCCCAGCGACGTGGGCGGTTCGCCCGCCGAGTTGCAAGGGTTCCTGACGTCCTATGACTTCGACGAAGAGGCCCCCAAGGTGACCGCCACCTCAGAGGCGTTTCCAGAAAGCGCGGTCGACCTGATGACCCCGCCCGACATGGATGACCCCAAGCTGGCCGATTTTGTGGCTGCGGGCGGTAAGCTCGTGATCTTCCACGGCACGGCTGACCCGGTGTTCTCGATCCTCGACACCGCGGGCTGGTACGACCGACTGTCGGACAACCTTGGCGAAGCGGCTCGTGACAACGTCGTCTTCTACCCGGTGCCCGGGATGCAGCATGGACCGGGTGGACCGGCCCCCGATGCGTTCGACATGCTGACGGTCCTGACCGATTGGGTCGAAGACGACGTGGCCCCCGGCCCGGTCGACGCGATGGTGCGCACGGACAACGCAGAGGCGCCAGAAGCAGTGCGGGGCGAAACCCGTCCGCTCTGCCTCTACCCGCAGGTGGCGCGCGCCGAAGGTGACGGCTTCAGCTGTCAGTGA
- the trpB gene encoding tryptophan synthase subunit beta — protein MADDLFNSFMKGPDEKGRFGDFGGRFVSETLMPLILDLEAEYEKAKTDQSFWEEMNHLWTHYVGRPSPLYFAERLTEQLGGAKIYLKRDELNHTGAHKINNVLGQIILARRMGKTRIIAETGAGQHGVATATVCAKFGLKCIVYMGAHDVERQAPNVFRMKLLGADVVPVTSGRGTLKDAMNDALRDWVTNVRDTFYCIGTVAGPHPYPAMVRDFQSIIGKEAKEQMLRAEGRLPDTLVAAIGGGSNAMGLFYPFLDDKEVEIIGVEAGGKGVDDKMEHCASLTGGRPGVLHGNRTYLLQDEDGQILEGHSISAGLDYPGIGPEHSWLHDTGRAKYVWVTDTEALEAFQLLCQTEGIIPALEPSHALGHVMKVAKDYPKDHIICMNLCGRGDKDIFTVAKALGTDMSGLVN, from the coding sequence ATGGCCGACGATCTGTTCAATTCCTTCATGAAAGGCCCGGATGAGAAGGGCCGCTTCGGCGACTTCGGCGGGCGCTTCGTGTCCGAGACGCTGATGCCGCTGATCCTCGATCTGGAAGCGGAATATGAGAAGGCCAAGACTGATCAGAGCTTCTGGGAGGAGATGAACCATCTCTGGACCCATTACGTGGGGCGTCCGTCGCCGCTCTATTTCGCAGAACGTCTGACCGAGCAGCTTGGCGGGGCCAAGATCTATCTCAAGCGGGACGAGCTCAATCACACCGGTGCGCACAAGATCAATAACGTTCTGGGCCAGATCATCCTCGCCCGCCGTATGGGCAAGACCCGGATCATCGCGGAAACCGGCGCGGGCCAGCACGGTGTCGCCACCGCGACGGTGTGCGCCAAGTTCGGGCTGAAGTGCATTGTCTACATGGGCGCGCATGACGTCGAGCGGCAGGCGCCGAATGTGTTCCGCATGAAGCTTCTGGGTGCCGACGTGGTGCCGGTGACGTCGGGGCGCGGCACCTTGAAGGACGCGATGAACGACGCGCTGCGCGATTGGGTCACCAACGTGCGCGACACCTTCTATTGCATCGGCACGGTCGCGGGGCCGCATCCCTATCCGGCGATGGTGCGGGATTTCCAGTCGATCATCGGCAAGGAAGCCAAGGAACAGATGCTGCGCGCCGAGGGCCGCCTGCCTGACACGCTTGTCGCGGCGATCGGTGGCGGCTCGAACGCGATGGGGCTCTTCTATCCCTTCCTCGACGACAAGGAAGTCGAGATCATCGGCGTCGAAGCCGGCGGCAAGGGCGTGGACGACAAGATGGAGCACTGCGCCTCTCTCACCGGCGGGCGCCCCGGCGTCCTCCACGGGAACCGCACCTACCTGCTTCAGGACGAAGACGGCCAGATCCTCGAAGGCCATTCGATTTCGGCGGGTCTCGACTATCCGGGAATCGGGCCGGAACATTCGTGGCTCCACGATACCGGCCGCGCGAAATACGTCTGGGTCACCGACACCGAGGCGCTCGAGGCGTTCCAGCTCCTGTGCCAGACCGAGGGTATCATCCCCGCGCTCGAACCCTCGCACGCGCTGGGCCATGTGATGAAGGTCGCCAAGGATTATCCGAAGGACCACATCATCTGCATGAATCTCTGTGGTCGGGGCGACAAGGACATCTTCACCGTGGCCAAGGCGCTTGGCACGGATATGTCGGGTCTGGTGAACTGA
- a CDS encoding helix-turn-helix transcriptional regulator: MFVRLPKSLRLRDRYFIAAALVIQALCAGFFIADMLSSTIGLRATPIPWQAREIIEIGAGFGLLLGIVLGAVALRRSRSRHLAAEAKLRVASTAFMDLLAEYFDEWSLTPAERDVALFVVKGLSTADIAALRTTSEGTVKAQTNAIYRKAGVSSRAQLLSVFIDGLMEEQLVPGDGMRLGMRSDTGEAGRTTVQ; this comes from the coding sequence ATGTTCGTCCGTTTGCCGAAGAGCCTGCGCTTGCGTGACCGTTATTTCATCGCGGCCGCGCTTGTCATTCAGGCTCTTTGCGCCGGGTTCTTCATCGCGGACATGCTCTCCTCCACCATCGGTTTGCGCGCAACACCGATCCCCTGGCAGGCGCGCGAGATCATCGAAATCGGAGCGGGCTTCGGCCTGCTGCTTGGGATCGTCCTCGGCGCGGTGGCACTGAGACGATCGAGGTCACGCCATCTCGCGGCCGAGGCGAAATTGCGGGTGGCCTCGACGGCGTTCATGGACCTGCTCGCGGAATACTTCGACGAATGGAGCCTGACGCCGGCAGAGCGGGACGTTGCGCTTTTCGTAGTGAAGGGGCTTTCGACGGCGGACATCGCCGCTCTTCGCACGACCTCCGAAGGAACGGTGAAGGCGCAAACCAACGCGATTTATCGCAAGGCGGGAGTGTCGAGCAGGGCGCAGCTCCTGTCGGTCTTCATCGACGGGCTGATGGAGGAACAGCTGGTCCCGGGCGACGGGATGCGGCTTGGGATGCGGTCAGACACAGGAGAGGCGGGCCGAACCACTGTGCAGTGA
- a CDS encoding PepSY domain-containing protein: MKQTTLILATVSALALGGPVFAATDMSSTCEDRGCSAVQAELMASGMAMLEAQGYVVQRVIAHPNNSVTLYGTSAKGVREITLRADGSVIADRMMEDGPDIRSAAASAGGGYMNTVPDRHDNGSAGHDGSSGGSGRGSGGGSHGGGGSHGGIGIDAGVGVGGSSASHDSGSGGLLGIDLSIGILN, translated from the coding sequence ATGAAACAGACAACACTCATCCTCGCGACCGTCTCTGCCCTTGCTCTGGGCGGTCCGGTGTTCGCGGCAACCGACATGTCGTCCACGTGTGAGGACCGCGGCTGTTCTGCCGTTCAGGCCGAACTCATGGCCTCCGGCATGGCGATGCTGGAGGCTCAAGGCTACGTCGTGCAACGCGTGATCGCTCACCCGAACAACTCCGTAACACTCTACGGCACTTCGGCAAAAGGCGTCCGCGAGATCACGCTTCGTGCGGACGGGTCCGTGATCGCCGATAGGATGATGGAAGATGGCCCCGACATCCGCTCGGCCGCCGCCTCCGCGGGAGGAGGCTACATGAATACGGTTCCCGACCGCCACGACAACGGCTCTGCCGGACACGACGGCTCTTCGGGCGGGTCAGGCAGGGGGAGCGGGGGCGGTTCGCATGGTGGCGGCGGCTCGCACGGTGGCATCGGGATTGACGCGGGCGTCGGCGTCGGCGGGTCCAGCGCATCCCACGACAGTGGCAGTGGCGGATTGCTTGGCATCGACCTGTCAATCGGCATCCTGAACTGA
- a CDS encoding DUF2237 family protein, giving the protein MKAEPIKPINVLGGTLLLCSDSPKTGYFRDSYCNTCAADRGNHTVCAIMTAEFLAYSKYVGNDLSTPLPEFNFPGLKPGDQWCLCASRFLQAHEEGCAPRVRLEATHGRALEVVSLAILEQYAI; this is encoded by the coding sequence ATGAAAGCCGAACCTATCAAACCGATCAACGTGCTGGGCGGAACGCTGCTTCTGTGCTCGGACTCGCCGAAGACGGGATACTTCCGCGACAGCTACTGCAATACCTGCGCGGCCGACCGGGGCAACCACACGGTCTGCGCGATCATGACCGCCGAATTCCTCGCTTACTCGAAATACGTGGGCAACGACCTCTCCACACCGCTGCCCGAGTTCAATTTCCCTGGCCTGAAGCCCGGCGATCAATGGTGCCTCTGTGCCTCGCGCTTCCTTCAGGCTCATGAGGAGGGCTGCGCCCCGCGCGTCCGTCTGGAGGCGACCCACGGGCGCGCGCTGGAAGTCGTGTCGCTCGCCATTCTCGAACAATACGCGATCTGA
- a CDS encoding serine hydrolase, producing the protein MRRILLWGLLVFVLAGAALGVARQEELTRLLAVNTLFDEEKIVHNFSHMGELFHSKAIQTSGKDPSPLPRGDAVDLPDDLDRWLADRATTGIVVLSGGEIVFEDYFLGTGPDDLRISWSVAKSFLSALLGTVIEEGVIESLDDPVVKYAPLLQGSAYEGATIRQVAQMSSGVVFDEDYLDFWSDINRMGRVLALGGSLDRFTADLTEARGEPGADWLYVSMDTHVLGMVIRGATGRDVPTLMGERIIGPLGLESQPYYVTDSEGVAFVLGGLNMMTRDYARFGQMIAQDGMWQGQQIVPADWIDASLRATAPTADGAARYGLQWWLPADAREGEAFAIGVYGQYIWIDRAANVVIAINAADRTFEEPGVFEDNITMLRRITETVKE; encoded by the coding sequence ATGCGCCGCATTCTTCTCTGGGGTCTTCTCGTCTTCGTGCTCGCCGGGGCCGCTCTGGGCGTGGCCCGGCAAGAGGAACTCACGCGCCTTCTGGCCGTGAACACGCTCTTTGACGAAGAGAAGATCGTGCACAACTTCTCGCATATGGGAGAGCTCTTTCACAGCAAGGCGATCCAGACCTCAGGCAAGGACCCCTCGCCCCTTCCCCGCGGCGATGCCGTGGACCTGCCCGACGACCTAGACCGCTGGCTCGCCGACCGCGCGACCACAGGGATCGTCGTCCTCTCCGGGGGTGAGATCGTCTTTGAGGACTATTTCCTCGGCACTGGTCCGGACGACCTGCGCATCTCTTGGTCGGTCGCGAAGAGCTTTCTCTCGGCCCTGCTCGGCACCGTGATCGAGGAGGGCGTGATCGAGAGCCTGGACGATCCGGTCGTCAAGTATGCCCCCCTGTTGCAGGGATCGGCCTACGAGGGCGCCACGATCCGGCAGGTGGCCCAAATGTCTTCGGGCGTGGTCTTCGACGAGGACTATCTGGACTTCTGGTCCGACATCAACCGGATGGGCCGGGTGCTCGCGCTCGGAGGGTCGCTCGACCGTTTCACCGCCGACCTGACCGAAGCGCGCGGAGAGCCCGGCGCGGACTGGCTCTACGTGTCGATGGACACCCATGTGCTGGGCATGGTCATTCGCGGTGCCACCGGGCGCGACGTGCCCACCCTGATGGGCGAACGGATCATCGGCCCTTTGGGGCTCGAATCCCAGCCCTACTATGTCACCGACAGCGAAGGCGTGGCCTTCGTCCTGGGAGGGCTCAACATGATGACCCGCGACTATGCACGATTCGGCCAGATGATCGCGCAGGACGGGATGTGGCAAGGGCAACAGATCGTGCCCGCCGACTGGATCGACGCCTCGCTGAGGGCCACGGCCCCGACGGCGGACGGCGCGGCGCGATACGGCCTGCAATGGTGGCTTCCCGCCGACGCCCGCGAGGGCGAGGCCTTTGCCATCGGCGTCTACGGCCAATATATCTGGATCGACCGGGCGGCGAATGTGGTCATCGCGATCAACGCCGCCGATCGGACGTTCGAGGAACCGGGCGTCTTCGAGGACAACATCACGATGCTCCGGCGGATCACCGAAACCGTGAAGGAATAG
- the pth gene encoding aminoacyl-tRNA hydrolase produces MKLFVGLGNPGPKYAGNRHNIGFMAVDQIAADHGFAPWRGKFQGSVSEGTLEGEKVILLKPETFMNLSGQSVGEAMRFYKLDPDDVTVFHDELDLPPFKLKLKTGGGHAGHNGLRSLHQHIGDAYHRVRLGVGHPGHKDRVSGYVLSDFAKQEGKWLDDMLRGISDGAPFLAKGDGAKFTNAVALRTGGAKKPKPDKPAPTPAPEHRAGEPVASSADDRADDRSPLQRLMDKFK; encoded by the coding sequence ATGAAACTCTTCGTCGGCCTCGGCAACCCCGGCCCGAAATACGCAGGCAACCGCCACAACATCGGCTTCATGGCGGTGGACCAGATCGCCGCCGATCACGGGTTCGCCCCCTGGCGCGGCAAATTTCAGGGGTCGGTCAGCGAAGGCACCCTCGAGGGCGAAAAGGTCATCCTGCTCAAGCCCGAGACCTTCATGAACCTCTCCGGGCAATCGGTCGGCGAAGCGATGCGCTTTTACAAGCTCGACCCCGACGACGTGACGGTGTTCCATGACGAGCTCGACCTTCCCCCCTTCAAGCTGAAGCTGAAGACGGGAGGCGGACACGCGGGCCACAACGGCCTTCGCTCGCTCCATCAGCATATCGGCGACGCCTATCACCGGGTCCGTCTGGGCGTCGGCCATCCCGGCCACAAGGACCGCGTATCGGGCTACGTGCTGTCCGATTTCGCCAAGCAGGAAGGGAAATGGCTCGACGACATGCTGCGCGGCATTTCGGATGGCGCCCCATTCCTGGCCAAGGGCGACGGCGCCAAGTTCACCAACGCCGTGGCTCTGCGCACGGGTGGCGCGAAGAAGCCGAAGCCCGATAAGCCCGCCCCGACCCCCGCGCCGGAGCACCGCGCCGGTGAACCTGTCGCAAGTTCTGCCGATGACAGGGCGGACGACCGCTCGCCGCTGCAACGGCTCATGGACAAGTTCAAATGA
- a CDS encoding FkbM family methyltransferase has product MAQFKIDDIALRVPNHALTAKLREALNSGRYEVNESRAIRRHLQPGDRVLDIGAGAGFVSIHAGRIVGGENVISVEGNPTMMAALRENLDRNGMTETTVLHAAVVADGHEGDTVRFETRQAFWASGVAKDTTPDDKTVEVPAVKLSELLAEFKPTVVSMDVEGAELHLCQQPWPDCVRLLVMEIHTGQYPPSAVKAMFDGMSKNNMTYMPWGTIGEVVVLQRCEK; this is encoded by the coding sequence ATGGCGCAATTCAAGATCGACGACATCGCGCTCCGCGTGCCGAACCATGCCCTGACGGCGAAGCTGCGCGAGGCGCTCAATTCGGGTCGCTACGAGGTGAACGAATCCCGCGCGATCCGTCGGCACCTGCAACCGGGTGACCGGGTGCTCGACATCGGGGCGGGGGCGGGGTTCGTGTCGATCCACGCGGGGCGGATCGTCGGGGGTGAGAACGTCATCTCGGTCGAAGGCAACCCGACGATGATGGCCGCGCTGCGCGAAAACCTCGATCGCAACGGGATGACGGAAACGACCGTCCTGCACGCGGCGGTGGTCGCGGACGGCCATGAGGGCGACACAGTGCGTTTCGAGACGCGGCAGGCCTTCTGGGCGTCGGGTGTCGCGAAGGACACGACGCCCGATGACAAGACGGTCGAGGTGCCGGCGGTGAAACTGTCGGAGCTGCTGGCGGAGTTCAAGCCCACCGTGGTGTCGATGGACGTCGAGGGCGCCGAGTTGCACCTCTGTCAGCAGCCCTGGCCCGACTGCGTGCGGCTTCTGGTCATGGAAATCCACACCGGGCAATACCCGCCTTCGGCGGTCAAGGCGATGTTCGACGGCATGTCGAAGAACAACATGACCTACATGCCCTGGGGCACGATCGGCGAGGTCGTAGTGCTGCAAAGGTGCGAAAAATGA
- a CDS encoding 50S ribosomal protein L25/general stress protein Ctc produces the protein MAREIPDFHATVRTGTGKGAARQARRDGLVPGIVYGGGKDPLAINMPFNVLLKSLKQGRFLSTLFNLKVEGEDDVRVICRNVQRDVVKDLPTHVDFLRLHRDTRINLFIHVNFENEDKAPGIKKGGVVVHVRPEVELSVIAGDIPDHITVDLTGRQIGDVIHISDVTLPKGAKPTVDRDFVIANISAPSGLRSSDNAETETEEEAEEA, from the coding sequence ATGGCTCGTGAGATTCCCGATTTTCACGCCACGGTACGGACGGGGACAGGCAAGGGCGCCGCTCGTCAGGCGCGTCGCGACGGCCTCGTACCCGGCATCGTCTATGGCGGCGGCAAAGACCCGCTGGCGATCAACATGCCCTTCAACGTGCTTCTGAAGTCGTTGAAACAGGGCCGATTCCTGTCGACTCTCTTCAACCTCAAGGTCGAAGGCGAGGACGACGTGCGCGTGATCTGCCGCAACGTGCAGCGCGACGTGGTCAAGGACCTGCCGACGCACGTCGATTTCCTGCGCCTGCACCGTGACACCCGCATCAACCTCTTCATCCACGTCAACTTCGAAAACGAAGACAAGGCGCCCGGCATCAAGAAGGGCGGCGTCGTCGTCCACGTGCGCCCGGAAGTCGAGCTTTCGGTCATCGCTGGTGACATTCCGGACCACATCACCGTGGACCTGACCGGCCGTCAGATCGGCGACGTGATCCACATTTCGGACGTGACCCTGCCCAAGGGCGCGAAACCGACCGTGGACCGCGATTTCGTGATCGCCAACATCTCGGCTCCCTCGGGCCTTCGGTCCTCGGACAACGCCGAGACCGAAACCGAAGAAGAAGCCGAAGAGGCGTGA